CGGGTACTTCGCTTCAAATTGCGATTTGGCGATCTGCCCCTTATCGAGCAGCTCGCGATACCAGTAGTGGTGAAGGACGTAAACTTCCTCCTCCGGCTTGTGTCCGTCGATCATCGAGTGGATGGCACCGCTGATCGCAAAGACCGCCATATAGATATGCACAAGCAAAAATACCGCGCAGACCGCACCCAAAAAATTATGAATAATCGCGCTTGCTCTTAAAATTTCGATCTGACTCATACCTAGCGCACTTCTCATCTCAGGGATATTGTAATCTAAGAAAAACATCGATGCGCCCGTAGCTATCATCACTATGCCGCCTAAAGTCGCGACCCAAAACCACGCTTTTTGGCCGGCGTTAAATTTACCCGCGGGAATCGTGCGCTTCTTTTTGCTTAGATAACCGCCCACGATCATCATCCATTTGATATCGTAAGCTCGCGGTAGCATACGCCAAAACCATGTCACTAGCATAGGCATAACGGCGATCGCAAAGGCTATCGTAGCTAGTCCGTGAGCATTTTTACAAAATCTCACGAAAGCGCCGCCGCCGAATTCCTCGCCAAACATCATAATTAAGCCTGTCGGAACCAAGATCGCCCATGCGACGGCCGCTACGAAATGGTATAGTCGCTCAAATTTATTAAACGCATAGATCGGCTTGCCCGCGTGATGATCGAAGTGCTTCGGCCCTATGATCGCGTAGTGCCCAATAAAAGCTATGATTACGCCCAAAACCGCACCCAGCGCCAACCAAGCAAAAAAGCCCGAGCTTTGCAGATGTCCTTGAAATTGCAGAAAAATCGGACCGAAGCCATTGCCGTAGCTATCGATGTTTTCAAGCCTTGCATTGCCCCAAACATCGCTATTTCCCTGCACGATATCGGCATATTTTTTCTCTTCGGCCTGCGCATAAATACAGGCGAAAAGCGCGAGAAACAATCTTTTCATGGATTTCCTTAGATATAAAATTCAAGCCGATTATATCATTTTTTGCAAAAAATTTTCTTACAAAGCAAAATTACATTTCTGCATTAAGTGCGGCACTAGTTTCGCCTAGCGTACTCGTCGTAGCCGAATTTTTTGATCATTAAAACCTCTCCGCGCTCGTCTACCAGAACAAGATCGGGTAGCTTGATACCGTTAAAAGTCGTGTTTTTCACGATAGTGTAGTGGATCTGATCCTCGAAAATCACTCGATCGCCGATGTTTAGCAGCGCGTCAAATTTATACTCGGGTTGTCCGCTCTCAAGCCCCACGACGTCGCCCGCGAGGCAGGTATTGCCGCCGAAGCGGTAGCTAAATTTACCGCTCTTACTCTCGCCGCGTACCGCAGGACGATACGGCATCAGCACGGTATCGGGCATATGAGCTTCAGCGGAAGCGTCTAAAATAGCGATTTTAGCGCCGTTTTCTACTATGTCAAGCACGCTAGAGACCAAATACCCGCACTCCCAGCCTACCGCCTCGCCCGGCTCGAGATAAATTTCGACCTCGTATTTTTCGCGAAATTTTTTGATCAGCTCTATCAGCAGCTCCACGTCGTAGCCTGCGCGCGTGATATGATGCCCGCCGCCGAAATTTAGCCACTTTAGGGCGCCGAAATACTTGCCGAATTTCGCCTCGAAAACCTCGAGCACCCGCTCTAGGCTCGCAGCGCTTTCTTCGCACAGCGCGTGAAAATGCAGCCCCGAGATGCCGCGCAAAAAATCGCCGTCTTGCAAGATCGCCCGCTGCAGCGCCTCAAGGCTCATCCCTAGCCTGCTAAAGCTGCCGCACGGATTGTAAGCGTCTTTGGGCGCGAAGGAGGTCTGCGGATTTAGCCGTAGTCCACACGACGCACCCGCAGCGAGCGCCTTTGCGCGGTATTTTTGCCACTGCGCGGCGCTATTGAACACGACATGGTTTGAAATTTTTAAAATTTCATCCAAATCATCCTCTTTGAATGCGGGCGAGTATGTGTGGATTTCGCCGTTTTTAATAAACTCTGCAGCAAATTTCGCCTCGTGCAGGCCGCTACAAGTTGCGCCCCAGAGGTATTTGCCAACGTAAGGCATCGCGAAGCTAAACGCAAAGCCTTTTAGCGCGCATAAAATTTTTGCTCCGCTTCGCTCGCCTACGCCGCGTAAAATTTCTAAATTTTTTACCAGTTTTTGCTCCTCGCACACGTAAGCGGGGGTCGAAATTTCATCGATTTTCATCGTTTTTCCTCATTAAATTTTTACGCAATTATATAAAATTTTATAAATTTTTCGTTAAAATCGCTCAATCTTTAAAAAAGGACAAAAATGGTAGAGATAGAATTTTTAGGGCCGATCGGGCGCGAGCCCCTGCGCCTAAACGCAAACTCCTTGCAAGAGGTAAAAGCGGAGCTGCAAAAGGACGAAAGCCTGCGAGAGTGGCTCGCAAACTGCGCCGTAGCGGTAAATGATAAGATGATTTATGATGCGAATTTTGCGCTCAAATCCGGCGATCGCGTGAGCCTTCTGCCTCCCGTTTGCGGCGGCTAAGCTTAGGAGGCGGCGATGAGCGAGGCCAAATTTAATCCAGAAATTTTAAGCAAGATCGAGCCTGAAATTTATGAGGGCAGCTTGAACGTGAACGCGATTTTATCGCGCTGGTACGCTAAATTTAAGGACGCAAATTGCGGCGCGTTCATTACCTTCGTAGGCATCGTGCGCGACGAGGGCGGCATCTGCGCGCTGAGCTTCGATATCTACGAGCCGATTTTGCGAACTTGGTTCGAAGCGTGGCAGCAAAAGGCCGCGGCACAGGGCGCATTCGTGCTTTTTGCACATTCAAACGGGGGCGTGCCGAT
The nucleotide sequence above comes from uncultured Campylobacter sp.. Encoded proteins:
- a CDS encoding formate dehydrogenase subunit gamma — encoded protein: MKRLFLALFACIYAQAEEKKYADIVQGNSDVWGNARLENIDSYGNGFGPIFLQFQGHLQSSGFFAWLALGAVLGVIIAFIGHYAIIGPKHFDHHAGKPIYAFNKFERLYHFVAAVAWAILVPTGLIMMFGEEFGGGAFVRFCKNAHGLATIAFAIAVMPMLVTWFWRMLPRAYDIKWMMIVGGYLSKKKRTIPAGKFNAGQKAWFWVATLGGIVMIATGASMFFLDYNIPEMRSALGMSQIEILRASAIIHNFLGAVCAVFLLVHIYMAVFAISGAIHSMIDGHKPEEEVYVLHHYWYRELLDKGQIAKSQFEAKYPRL
- the nspC gene encoding carboxynorspermidine decarboxylase, translated to MKIDEISTPAYVCEEQKLVKNLEILRGVGERSGAKILCALKGFAFSFAMPYVGKYLWGATCSGLHEAKFAAEFIKNGEIHTYSPAFKEDDLDEILKISNHVVFNSAAQWQKYRAKALAAGASCGLRLNPQTSFAPKDAYNPCGSFSRLGMSLEALQRAILQDGDFLRGISGLHFHALCEESAASLERVLEVFEAKFGKYFGALKWLNFGGGHHITRAGYDVELLIELIKKFREKYEVEIYLEPGEAVGWECGYLVSSVLDIVENGAKIAILDASAEAHMPDTVLMPYRPAVRGESKSGKFSYRFGGNTCLAGDVVGLESGQPEYKFDALLNIGDRVIFEDQIHYTIVKNTTFNGIKLPDLVLVDERGEVLMIKKFGYDEYARRN
- a CDS encoding MoaD/ThiS family protein produces the protein MVEIEFLGPIGREPLRLNANSLQEVKAELQKDESLREWLANCAVAVNDKMIYDANFALKSGDRVSLLPPVCGG
- a CDS encoding molybdenum cofactor biosynthesis protein MoaE; the encoded protein is MSEAKFNPEILSKIEPEIYEGSLNVNAILSRWYAKFKDANCGAFITFVGIVRDEGGICALSFDIYEPILRTWFEAWQQKAAAQGAFVLFAHSNGGVPIHESSYVAGVVSPQRKVALALINEFVEDFKAAAPIWKYDVKGGKIEDGKVVGGKRIYAADRSQRVKGAGLLS